The Alnus glutinosa chromosome 1, dhAlnGlut1.1, whole genome shotgun sequence region ctttttttccaataaattattattcataaaaatttgttaaaaaataaatctctctttctctctctctctctctctctctctctctctctccaagaaagaaacaagaaaaaagagtacACATTTTAAACCCTTTGACGCTCAGGTCAATCTCCAGATTCTTACACCTCTATAGTTCCACCACAATGAAAAAGAGCCAAATGAGCAATTGAGAGACCTTCAATGAAGTCCTTCTTCCTCAGGCATAAAAAATGGTTTGGCCTTCGGAGGCTTGGAGGAGAAGCCATAGAAAATGGTTAGATGTTAatgagagagataaagagatctatttttgtcattattgtTAGCATTGGGGTTGTAGAATGGTGGTTGACATAGGAAAATTATGGGTGACCTTCAATTTATTTTGTACATGTGTCATACATCGGACTTAAATGAGAGAAAACAGGATATTCTTTAACGGGAGGGGAGCCTGAACCTAATTTTTCAATGTTGGGCATCTCATATCATTGTCCTCATCACACAAGGTAAATGTAAAAGTGGAATAAGAAACTCACCAACCAGCATCAGAATCAGGCGTAGAGCAGAATTGAAGTGATTTCCATGCCTTTAACTTTTGTATGCAGTGCACATGGTTAGTGGGTTTTCTCCACACTGCAATTGATCCTCTCTCTGCAATCTTTTTCCAGCACAATCTCCTAGCAAGATCTTCCAAACTGGTTTGCTCATTTTCCAAGTCCTTAGCTGGTCTCTCCCAACCTTTGTAATTGACCCTCCACTTTATGGGTGGCCCAGACAGTACCCAATAGCCACCAGGACGTAAGATTCGGTCCATCTCCATCAGATATAGTCCATCTAGAGTGAATGTAAAAGAATTAGATTATATAGTAACTTTGAACAAACGAAAGAAATTTACACCCAAGCCAGTGTTTGTATACTGTGGTACAAAATGATTCAATTTTGGtgtacaagagaaacacctagctagaaaaagcaaacaaatctaaaaaaataaaataaaataatgaaacttATCAAATTAAGATCTAAGGCTTATCCAATGATAAAGagctttgaaaaagaaagactttAGTTCTATTACCATCCTCTCGCGGtctctatcatttctttccctccaaataaACCACAAAAAGCAGGACATAATCATTTTTCACACAGCTCCACTCTAAGAACCATCTCCCAACCTTCTCTAACAAATGAAAAGGTCTACTACttttctaggcataacccaaatTAACCCAAGAGGACTGAAGATAGCATTCCACAGAGCATTGGCGATCTCacaaaggagaagaaaatgatccacagtctccccaCTCCTCTTACACTTACAACACCAGTCAATCACAATGACAAGTTTCCTTAGGCTATCCATGGTGAAGATTTCCCTAGGGGGGCTGTCCAAGCGAAAAACATCATTTCCTTATAATGATTTGATTTTAATCTCAATTTAGGATTTCAAGGAAAAATCTCATTTTACCAGTATAAACTTTTCTGCAATGAGATTTCTTTATCTCATGGAACAAGTCAATTTCAAAAGCACTTGGGCCTTCGAGTGTCAAGGAATATTAAAAGGAGAGTTCTGGGATATATGATAATATGGTAGCAAACAGCTTCAATTCTCAAGATTCAAGTATAAGTACCATCACCAGTCCATGGTACAAGGCATCTGGAACAGTGAGCCATATCAAAAGTTCTTGATGGGAATGGTAATCTGTAGGTACTTAGCACACCAAGCATGGCTGGAAGTCCTCTTTCCAAGGCAAACTGTACTTGAGCTTCATGTATATCCCGTGGGGCGATTGACATCGTCAAGATGTTATAGTCCACCAAAGAGGCTCCAAAGCTTGCAACCTAAGGAAAGTGTAATAATACACAAGACTGGTCACAATTGCTTTGTATGGTTCAATAACTCAAGCACTATACAAAACAGGCTATGAGGcttccttttctatttttattattatttactccAAGACATTTTCCTCTCCACCACTGGAAAAGGtgaattgaaaatctaaaattaGCTCTAATAGACACAAGAATGGGCTGAATTACAATTCGGAGTGGCCTTTGCAAAACCTTATTTGATAAAGAGGATTACTAGAATTATATTGGTTTCAATGCACACAGATATAGAGGTGATCAAagtttttgagatttttcctCAGTATCAAAACCAAAATCGGGGGGAAGGAaagtaaaaaaatgataataataacaataataataataacaataacaacaacaacaacaacaacaacaataataagaaagaggaagaaaggagGAGCAAGAGAAGCAAAACCCAAGTCATCTATTAAATAGGTTGATGCACCCGGTAATGAATGGTTGGGACAGCTTAGCTGGTAAAGCAGAGGAGTAAATATCTTATGGATCCCGAGGTTTCAGACCAAATCTTAGATGATaggaaaaacatattttaattttccaaccatttaaagaaagaaatggaagtCACCAATAAAAGAGTTATAAGTATTCAAAAGGAGTCATAAAATGGCATTAGGATAATAAAACTAGTAAATTACACTTACGCATACacgatatacatatatacatatgtgtGCGTACGTGTCTGCGTGTGCATGCATGagtgtgggtgtgggtgtgtctGTGTCATTGTTTGCAGTATCAAACTAAAACATGAGAATCTGATGATTTTATCTGAAGTTCAAAATAACAAAGGAAATTACATTGCCAACAAAACCATACATAGGCAGCAAAAGAAACATCCACAGTGAAACAAGAAATAACTGTACTAAATCCCACGATCTTATCTTGAGTATTATTTGGAAACCAAAAGACCAAATTAACGGTATATATAGAAAAAGGaagccaaaaaaaattgaaggacaATGATAAAGCGCGAGCCTATTCTAAGTAGCCCAAATGTTGACTATGTCTTCTATGCCCATCTCATCATGTACCAAGAAGGACAAGAAAGTAAGCAGAAACTAGAAAACAATGAAGTAAAAGTACTAGTAACAAACAAGAAGACAGAAAatcatctttctttttcattatcttgCCTCACCTTACATTTTTAAACAAGACTCAAAAAAGTTCCCCTAAGATAACGGACAAACTTCAGAAACAAGATCCCATCAATCAGTAAATAAGGCTTACAATCCTAATAAAAAAGGGGGTAATCAATTTTATGTGGATTATCGTTATTATTGTGGTGTCAGCAAGCTATGTTATATTTATTAACAAGATGCCTATGACTGCACTGACAACCTATTTTCTATTGAAAACAGAGGGAAAAATCCTACAATCCAGGGCACTCAGAGTCTATTGTCGAGAAAGTACCACTGATGCTTTGCTGTGTCCATGATTGCAGGGCGAGAACAACAGAATTATTTCTAAGATTTTTTTACCAATGTAATACCAGTGTCCAATCCAAAAACTTGGAAGAGGGCAAAAGTAAGATCAACCAACCCCTTGTGGGTTAGAGTTGAAGTAGCAACACGTTCTACTACAATTTTAAACCATTTTGAATATCTCTGTACCATGTCAATCCCATCAAAGCCTTAAGCCACCTTCAAACTTTAGATAAATTTCTAAAACAACAAAACCGTATGAATCACAGTAGAAATCTCTATTACCACTCCTCTTTTATCAAGCTGATCTGCAGAGAACCCAGATAATTTGCACATATGAACAcagaaaaatcaattaaaacaaGTGTCAAACATATTGTAGAATGCAGGTCTTGTTAAGTTGTTAATCCCCAGTAAAAGAACCAGAAGAATTAATTgagaatcaaaaaaaaaaatcaggtacTAAAGAAAATTTtgcgaaaaacaaaaaagaaaagaaggcagTCACACTTACCCCACATCCAATATCAAGAACTGTCCTTATATTTCCAGATTTCAGTGGCACAACCTGTTTTATCTCATCAACATAACCCTTCACTCCCTTGGGAAACGAAGTTCCACCACCCGGAAAAACAAACCGGTCACCCTGCAATCGAACCCAATTCTGTGATTTCTTGTACTCAGTCAACCCGGGAAAAGGCACATTCTTAAACCAAGCATAGTCTCTACTCTTTGGCCACGGAAAGGGCCTCCGGTATCCGGCCGGCCTGGGAACCAAGCACCGAAGTCTTTCGGGACTTCCCGGGCAATGGCGCTCCTTATGGAACCGTCTTTCAATGCCGAATTGCCTCTCTCTTGAAGGGTCCTGACACGGGCAGTATTCGGTGAAGTTCTTGGCGCAAAAGCTGAATAGCTGGAGGTTTTGCCGGGGTTCTCGGGGGAGAGTGAGAGTGTGGTGTGGCTCAAAGTGCAGGGGTGGTGAGAAGTGGTTGTGGGTCGTGAAGTTGAGCTGTAAGCAGTTGGGTGGGTGGTCTTGAAGCAGAGAAGAGGGGGAGAAGGAGGCTGCTGAGTAGGTGGTGCTGTTGGTGTAGGAGTAAGACCCAAGAAAGTAGGAGAGTGTACAGATGACGGTGACGAGGAACATTCTGACTAAGGGTCTTCTCAGCGGGTTCAGAGCCGGAGGTTGGAGTGGTGGCGTTGCCATTTTGGCGTTTCGCTGATGGCGTTTCGCTGCTGCTTTGCAGGGCTCGGGTCCGGAAATGATTGAAGTGTGTGTATGTACTAGGTACTGCTTTTGCACAGTTGCACTGCATTAGTTCAAATGAATTTAATGGCGATTTGCTGCCTAAAATTGAAGGGATAATCACCTTCCATTTCCTAATCTACTACGTATTTTCTTCATGAATTCTCATATGTTACGATCAATCCTTAATCCTTTCACCATCATCAGTGATTGATTAGCATATAATCGTGTGAGAGTTcgatttttgaaatgaaaattctcaattttattAACATTAGTCACCTTGAGTCTCATTGATGTCCTGATAAGACTGAGTCAGACTATGACTCAATCGAATTTAAGAGAGCGTTTGTGATTCCCACTGTCTAGGCTTCTCTTATGCGGCTTCCAACGAGCAAGTGTTATTATGATCACGTTCAGTGAGAATAGCTACGGTTGATTTCACCCGCtgccttctttttttatttttttaattaggaaaaaaaaaatcctttcaaCTACTAATTGACAATAGTTGACCAAAACATACATGCTTAAATacccttaaaataaaataaaaaaataataataataatgagggTTCAGCCACCCCAGCTCCCTGGGATGGTGGTTGAACCACCTTCAAGTGATTCGAGGGGGACTGAACCACCCCTGTAACGCACTTAAGGTAAATAAGTCAAACTAaatatataggaaaataaaataaaaaatcaacatacTCTCATTAAACTACTCATTGATTGCCAATGTCCCTCTAAACTTAAGATTACAACAATGTCCATTCAAACTACGAAAAAATTGTCATTGCTCCGACAACCACCCCTTCTTCtcttaatttgaagttttaagtttttgtttttattttttgaatttataaagatatttttgtcttactaaaataaaaaattaggattattttatcattttttagtaTTTCCTAAATGGAAACATTGCCCCAATCTAAACTTTGTGGAAAAGGTTAACAATTGAGTAATCATTGAAAGAGCTAAGTGGACTTTTCCCCTGAATATAAAAAAGAGAACAGGAAAACAATAGATTTTACATAGCCACAAGGACCAAGATAAGGAGAACCAGGGGGCCATCCCACTGAAAGATTTGGGGGAAAAAACAAACTATCAGCATTTTTGTCACGAGAAACGATATTTTGCCAAAActgtgttttttattatttttttaaattaattctaCCAAAATTGTTAATCGTGAATAACACTGGGGATAAACTGCATGTAGCATGCAATTGTGAATCACTCAcgcatttaattaaataatgtatTATTTGGCCCCTCAAACTTGCTTATTATAAATATGATCCTCCCCAGAAGTCTTATACATTTATATTCTTTACTGTTAGTCTTGTATAAATTATACAGGTTTAAATTTGTACCTCCAACCTTATAATATTTGCTTTATTAAACACgctgctttatttacttaatgtattttttacacttttCGGAAGCCATTTAAACCCCTCAAAATAAAGCTAGTAGATTAATGCAACTTATCCTAACAATAATAAGAGACCCAATTGACGGACCTAACtgattaaagtattgattaaatgattaaatttatctctttttataaGCTTTAGCTTTTAGGAAAAGTTGTGATTTAATTAAGTATCAAAGTCAAAGATCCTAAATTCGAACATTGATTTcgttatttcaattaaatattttacgtgttgggcctcatctcttaaaaataagtttgaaaTCACACACGAGGGAGAGTACGGTGATTTAATAGGGTGCAAATAATTCCCATGCCTCGGGGGTATAGTTCCTACTTTTGTTCTCTCCAAGTTCTTGAGCTGCATGAAATTAATGAAGCCACAAAGTGAATTATAAGGGAGTAAAAACGTGACATACAAACTAAGGGAAACATAGTGGCTTGTCGTTAAAATATTGGACCGAGCATAGACGGAAGTACCATATACATTTATTAGATGTGATCATTTTTGAAACCGAGAAGCCCATTTACCACATGTACCTCAAAGACGtttaatccaaaaatataagTTAGAACTAAGCTTGTTAACAGCTTGACCAAACCAGCTAGCATATGTATCCAGGCAAGAGGAAATAACTTGCACTTCTCCTCTACTCATCCAAACACCATAAatgattcttttttgtttctcccGTATGGCGAGATAGgagataaatgatttttttacatattttatacaTTTTTCATGTATCTCttctttaaattaatcattagattcgATTTGTACTGATTCATAATAATTTACATATATGTTATatagattcaataattaatttaaaatatacatGTAAAATGTATTGAGACGGGAGGatctttcaaatttcaatgatGAAAAGAAACCTTAATCTTCTTAACCATTAATAAAGGTAGGGAATGAGGTGGCTGTGATTCGTTGGTCAGTCTAGCTGGCCCACTTTTATTGGAAGCCTAGTTTATTTGGGATCTCATAATAAAGTTTCAAGTTCTACCCCATGcagatttttttcttatccaTCTTTATAGCCATGAGACTATCattgtcctttttctttttcatgtgaTGACAAAATTTCATGAAGTCATAGTGATGTTTTCCTTACTCTTTACATGGTTGAAGTCACTTATTTtaagtgatttatttttttttttaaagtgattaATATGAGTAgttatttaaaacatattagtcgGTCGgtgtaaaataaatatgataattgagtgtaaaaaataatattactctatCTGAATGATTATACTCGAGTAAGAAGGGAAGAAAAATGTTATGAATAATACTgatcatttttgttttgaattgatATAGATGGATGCAGTTTTATAAGCTGGTGCCCAAAAGGGTGAAAATTGCCCTTGATGCATTGATTTATCGTCGGCCTATGCTATTTTAATAAGATAAATGTTATTTCTCTAATTTGTGTCCAACTCTTATTAAactttaataacttttttaaaaacaaattaattattgaatatgtATGACTtacgtgtaaaaaaaaaaaaatataataagaaaaTGTTAGGTGAGAATTTGAAAAGAATTTGAGAAGTAGCATGTCTCTTTTAACAAACCTAGGATGTTTTGCTTTTCCACGtgttataattaataaaataaaatataaaagctaCAACATTACTTCATCATTTATCTTTCCTCGTCTAGCTCTTTAGATCAGTTGCTTCATCTCCACAGTCTCTTGTTTCCTCTTAGAGCTCTCAAACCCAATGGCCTCACTAATTTGAAAgtggttttttgttttacttaaaaaaaaaaaaaaatcatagaaagTGTCATGTTTGGAAGTGCATTTCAAAAAAATG contains the following coding sequences:
- the LOC133852189 gene encoding probable methyltransferase PMT19 isoform X2, producing MATPPLQPPALNPLRRPLVRMFLVTVICTLSYFLGSYSYTNSTTYSAASFSPSSLLQDHPPNCLQLNFTTHNHFSPPLHFEPHHTLTLPREPRQNLQLFSFCAKNFTEYCPCQDPSRERQFGIERRFHKERHCPGSPERLRCLVPRPAGYRRPFPWPKSRDYAWFKNVPFPGLTEYKKSQNWVRLQGDRFVFPGGGTSFPKGVKGYVDEIKQVVPLKSGNIRTVLDIGCGVASFGASLVDYNILTMSIAPRDIHEAQVQFALERGLPAMLGVLSTYRLPFPSRTFDMAHCSRCLVPWTDGLYLMEMDRILRPGGYWVLSGPPIKWRVNYKGWERPAKDLENEQTSLEDLARRLCWKKIAERGSIAVWRKPTNHVHCIQKLKAWKSLQFCSTPDSDAGWYTKMDPCISPLPQVKDVYDISGGALEKWPKRLNAAPPRITSETRDGITVRTFNEDNQLWRRRVSYYGIILESLTNGKFRNIMDMNAGFGGFAAALAKYPVWVMNVIPFDAKNNTLGIVYERGLIGTYMNWCEAFSTYPRTYDLIHANGVFSMYMDKCDILDILLEMHRILRPEGAVIIRDHVDILVKVKGITDRMRWNAKILHSEKGPFHPEKILLLDNSE
- the LOC133852189 gene encoding probable methyltransferase PMT19 isoform X1, encoding MATPPLQPPALNPLRRPLVRMFLVTVICTLSYFLGSYSYTNSTTYSAASFSPSSLLQDHPPNCLQLNFTTHNHFSPPLHFEPHHTLTLPREPRQNLQLFSFCAKNFTEYCPCQDPSRERQFGIERRFHKERHCPGSPERLRCLVPRPAGYRRPFPWPKSRDYAWFKNVPFPGLTEYKKSQNWVRLQGDRFVFPGGGTSFPKGVKGYVDEIKQVVPLKSGNIRTVLDIGCGVASFGASLVDYNILTMSIAPRDIHEAQVQFALERGLPAMLGVLSTYRLPFPSRTFDMAHCSRCLVPWTGDDGLYLMEMDRILRPGGYWVLSGPPIKWRVNYKGWERPAKDLENEQTSLEDLARRLCWKKIAERGSIAVWRKPTNHVHCIQKLKAWKSLQFCSTPDSDAGWYTKMDPCISPLPQVKDVYDISGGALEKWPKRLNAAPPRITSETRDGITVRTFNEDNQLWRRRVSYYGIILESLTNGKFRNIMDMNAGFGGFAAALAKYPVWVMNVIPFDAKNNTLGIVYERGLIGTYMNWCEAFSTYPRTYDLIHANGVFSMYMDKCDILDILLEMHRILRPEGAVIIRDHVDILVKVKGITDRMRWNAKILHSEKGPFHPEKILLLDNSE